A single region of the Polymorphum gilvum SL003B-26A1 genome encodes:
- a CDS encoding response regulator transcription factor has translation MTRVLIVEDDEDIASVIARGLQREGYETLCAADVRAARDAMVAEMPDAAIVDMMLGEESGSKLVADLRAKGVRIPIIMLSALSRVSDRTAGLVAGADDYVVKPFEFKELVARLKVQEQRHSGADNQLRYGDLTLDPEQRMVRGGGREVLLTEREAALLTFFLSRPDAVVTRGEIFDKLWAGQGGSTDNVVDVYIGYLRRKLSPMADYGVALKTVRGRGFIMTREVRQ, from the coding sequence ATGACGCGCGTGCTGATAGTTGAGGACGACGAGGACATCGCATCGGTGATTGCACGCGGGCTTCAGAGAGAGGGATATGAAACGCTGTGCGCTGCCGATGTCCGCGCCGCCCGCGACGCCATGGTCGCAGAAATGCCCGATGCCGCGATCGTGGACATGATGCTTGGCGAGGAAAGCGGCTCGAAGCTGGTCGCGGATCTGCGCGCGAAAGGCGTCCGCATTCCGATCATCATGCTGAGCGCCCTGTCGCGCGTATCGGACCGTACGGCGGGACTGGTCGCCGGCGCCGACGACTACGTCGTGAAACCGTTCGAGTTCAAAGAGCTGGTGGCCCGACTGAAGGTTCAGGAACAGCGCCATTCCGGTGCCGACAACCAATTGCGATACGGCGATCTGACGCTCGATCCGGAACAACGCATGGTTCGCGGTGGGGGACGGGAGGTGTTGCTCACGGAGCGGGAGGCGGCACTGCTGACCTTCTTTCTGAGCCGTCCGGACGCCGTCGTCACCCGTGGCGAGATCTTCGACAAGCTGTGGGCAGGTCAAGGCGGCAGTACGGACAACGTGGTCGATGTCTACATCGGCTATCTGCGGCGCAAGCTCAGCCCGATGGCTGATTACGGCGTGGCGTTGAAAACCGTGAGGGGGAGGGGATTCATAATGACGAGGGAGGTGCGACAATGA
- a CDS encoding sensor histidine kinase, whose translation MADEDRQARLSERRRIVSDAFAMLEEAVVANVLAVPETDAAERTRRATQSLAVARLAAQFDDLDRTLASHTGAVAADRTALRIALDGFASRFSPMLGVQIEEERRNRDAAFAAAEDLRARLTALAVAAAIAAPAILLLVYFGLVRPLLRRLGAATAAAGLLGDETLDFSLPVTQRDELGLLFTRINQMARRLERRRQRVDVDRARLEDLVDERTGALRRANERLSRVDSERRRFFADVGHELRTPLTVILAETELGMTADMAQKDEALSIIRTRAQRLNRRIDDLLRIARSESGQIEFDRRLVDLHAAAMLALEDLAPLIKRNRVTIDQELAGDLFVDGDADWLRQVIGGLLENAIKYAGANCRISIVLTAREDAAELWVRDDGPGLEPRLQERVFERFARGDAGGRGFGVGLALARWIVEDHGGRIRLVSPWKDGRGTAVGVILPLTKGEAMPLEQEELHDARADS comes from the coding sequence ATGGCCGACGAGGACCGGCAGGCACGCCTGTCGGAACGCCGACGGATCGTGTCCGATGCGTTCGCCATGCTGGAAGAGGCGGTCGTGGCGAATGTCCTGGCGGTTCCGGAAACGGACGCCGCCGAACGAACGCGGCGGGCCACGCAGAGCCTGGCGGTTGCCCGCCTTGCCGCGCAATTCGACGATCTCGACCGGACGCTGGCCTCGCACACCGGCGCGGTTGCGGCGGACAGGACGGCGCTGCGGATCGCGCTCGACGGTTTCGCGAGCCGCTTCTCGCCCATGCTGGGGGTGCAGATCGAGGAGGAGCGGCGCAATCGCGATGCGGCTTTCGCTGCCGCTGAGGATCTGCGTGCGCGTCTGACGGCGCTGGCGGTTGCCGCCGCCATCGCCGCGCCGGCGATACTGCTCCTCGTCTATTTCGGGCTGGTCCGTCCGTTGCTCCGCCGGCTCGGCGCGGCGACGGCGGCGGCAGGACTGCTCGGGGATGAAACGCTTGATTTCTCGCTGCCCGTTACACAGCGCGACGAACTTGGCCTCCTGTTCACGCGCATCAACCAGATGGCGCGCCGGCTGGAGCGGCGGCGACAGCGTGTCGATGTCGACCGGGCGCGCCTCGAAGATCTGGTGGACGAGCGTACCGGCGCGCTGCGGCGGGCCAACGAAAGGTTGTCCCGCGTCGATTCGGAACGGCGTCGCTTCTTTGCCGATGTCGGCCACGAACTTCGAACGCCGCTCACCGTGATCCTGGCTGAGACCGAACTGGGGATGACCGCGGACATGGCCCAGAAGGACGAGGCGCTTTCGATCATCCGCACGCGTGCCCAGCGGCTCAATCGGCGCATCGACGATCTGCTGCGGATCGCACGGTCCGAGAGCGGCCAGATCGAGTTCGATCGGCGGCTGGTCGACCTTCACGCCGCAGCGATGCTCGCCCTCGAGGATCTGGCGCCGCTGATCAAGCGCAATCGGGTGACTATCGATCAGGAACTGGCAGGCGACCTGTTCGTCGACGGCGACGCGGACTGGCTGCGTCAGGTGATAGGGGGGCTGCTGGAAAACGCGATCAAGTATGCCGGGGCGAACTGCCGCATCTCGATCGTCCTGACAGCACGGGAAGATGCTGCGGAACTGTGGGTACGCGATGACGGCCCGGGTCTCGAACCGCGTCTGCAAGAACGGGTCTTCGAGCGGTTCGCCCGGGGTGACGCCGGTGGGCGCGGCTTCGGGGTCGGTCTGGCGCTGGCGCGCTGGATCGTGGAGGATCACGGCGGGCGGATCAGGCTCGTCAGCCCCTGGAAGGATGGGCGGGGGACTGCGGTCGGCGTGATTCTGCCGCTGACGAAGGGCGAGGCCATGCCGTTGGAACAGGAGGAGCTGCATGACGCGCGTGCTGATAGTTGA
- a CDS encoding quinoprotein dehydrogenase-associated SoxYZ-like carrier, giving the protein MSRPILGAVAAALVSIAGNTTADEIRNPLIESQTWSDLRADVTGDRDLLPGESLFTLDAPFRAHDAATVPIRIVQTDASAERITELSLIVDENPAPIAATFTFGELMGRIDLETRVRVNAYSNVRALATTEDGRTFMTGRFVKASGGCSAPASKDPQVAIDTMGQMKLRHMSGLTAQSGARIEAKLMIRHPNFSGLQRDQVTLLTIPAHFVDEIEVRQGDDLLFRMTGGISISEDPTFQFSYTDNGAETVHVRATDTNGGIFEATFRKAAVDG; this is encoded by the coding sequence ATGAGCAGGCCAATTCTTGGGGCTGTTGCTGCGGCTCTCGTTTCGATTGCCGGAAACACCACGGCCGACGAAATCAGAAACCCGCTGATCGAAAGCCAGACGTGGTCTGACCTCAGGGCCGACGTGACCGGCGACAGGGATCTTCTGCCCGGCGAGAGCCTTTTCACCCTCGACGCGCCGTTCCGCGCCCATGACGCTGCCACGGTCCCGATACGGATCGTCCAGACCGATGCATCCGCCGAGCGCATCACCGAGCTGTCGCTGATCGTGGACGAAAACCCCGCACCGATCGCCGCGACCTTCACCTTTGGCGAACTCATGGGCCGCATCGACCTTGAGACACGGGTGCGCGTCAACGCCTATTCGAACGTCCGCGCCCTCGCTACGACCGAGGACGGCAGGACCTTCATGACAGGACGGTTCGTCAAGGCCTCGGGCGGCTGTTCCGCGCCGGCCAGCAAGGATCCCCAGGTCGCCATCGACACGATGGGACAAATGAAACTGCGCCACATGAGCGGGCTGACCGCGCAGTCCGGCGCTCGTATCGAGGCCAAGCTGATGATCCGGCACCCGAATTTCTCGGGGCTCCAGCGAGATCAGGTCACTCTTCTGACCATTCCCGCCCATTTCGTCGACGAAATCGAGGTCCGTCAGGGTGACGACCTGCTGTTCAGGATGACCGGCGGAATTTCGATCAGCGAGGATCCGACGTTCCAGTTTTCCTATACGGACAACGGCGCGGAAACGGTCCATGTTCGCGCGACTGATACCAACGGCGGGATCTTCGAGGCAACATTCCGCAAGGCGGCCGTCGACGGCTGA